Below is a window of Halogeometricum rufum DNA.
CGGACTCGGCGTCGTCGAGGAGAGGGTCGCTGGCCACGAGCGTCGTCCACGAGTGCGCCCGGAGGTGGTCGAGGGCGTCGCGGGCGTCGCCATCGACGAGGAGGTCCGCGGCGAGGACGTCCGCGTCGGCGACGACGCGCGCCGGACTCGGGTCGGGGTCAGTCATCGCCCTCGCGCCGCCGGCGGAGCGTCTCGCGAATCGTCTCCTCGTCCGTCTCGAACGGCGCCGCCCGGTCGAACAGCGTGGCCCACGTCTCCATATCTGCCGGTAGGGTCGTGTGGGGAAAGAAACGTGACGGTTCCGTGAGCGACCGCTGTGGCAACTTCGGACGGTTTCTCTCGGTCGGTCGGAGACGCTCACGTACCGTCTCGCGATTACGCCGACTACCATAGCTTTATTTCGACTACGCCCATCGATGTGTCCATGACGATACAACGCCGACGGTTCCTGCAGGCGACGGGGGCGGGGACGCTCGCGGCGCTGGCGGGGTGCACCGGAGAGGACGGCGAGAACGCGCAGACGCAGGCGGAGTCGACGGACGGGAGCGCGACGGCCGACGCCGCGGGGCAGTCGGAGCCGTCGGGCGACGCGGAGTTGACGCTGGCGACGACGACGAGCACGTACGACACCGGCCTGCTCGACGCGCTCAACCCCGTGTTCGAAGAGCAGTTCGGCGCGACGGTCAAGACCATCCCGCAGGGGACGGGCGCGGCCATCGAGACGGCCCGCAACGGCGACGCGGACGTCATCCTCGTCCACGCCCGCGGCGCGGAGGACGAGTTCCTGCAGGACGGCTTCGGCGTCAACCGTCGCGACGTGATGTTCAACGACTTCGTCGTCGTCGGCCCGCCGGACGACCCCGCCGGCGTCGGCGGGATGTCGTCGGCGACGGAGGCGTTCGCCACCATCGCGGAGACGGAGTCGACGTTCGTCTCCCGCGGCGACGACTCGGGGACGAACAAGAAGGAGCTGAACATCTGGGAGGCGTCCGGTGTCGACCCGTCTGGCCAGTGGTACCGCGCGATAGGCAAGGGGATGGGCGACACGCTGGTGCAGGCCGACCAGTCCGGCGCGTACACGCTCGCAGACAGGGGGACGTATCTGGCGACCAAGGACAACATCGACCTCACTATCCACGTGCAGGGACCGCTGAAGGACGGGCCGACCATCCTGAAGAACCCCTACGGCGTCATCCCGGTCAACCCCGCGAAGTACGGCGACGTGAACTACTCGCTGGCGATGGCGTACGCCGGCTTCCTCACCGGACCGCAGGGGCAGGAGATAATCGACGGCTACACCGCCAACGGGTCGCAGTTGTTCTTCCCGAACGCGCTGGCGGAGGAACCGCAGTTCGGCCAGTACGTCCCCGAGGACTGGGACGGCTCCTCGCAGTCGCAGGAGGACCTCCGGTTCGAGCACTGGGTCGACGCCGTCGTCCCCGAGGACTTTTAGTCGGACGGGGGCAGAGGCTCACCCGTGCTCGTCGGTACGCTGTTCGGCGACCTGAACACGCAGTACCTCGTCAGCATCACGCTCGTCTCGCTGTACGTGAGCACCGTGGCCGTCGCCGTCAGCACCGCCGTCAGCCTCCCCGTGGCCGTCGCCGTCGCGTTCGGCGACTTCCGCGGTAAGTCGGCGCTCACCTCCGTCATCTCGACCGGGATGGGCTTTCCGAGCGTCGTCGTCGGCCTCGTCGTGCTCCTCGCCCTCTCGAACTCCGGACCGCTGGGCGACTTCGAACTGCTGTTCACCCCGCGGGCGATGATCATCTCCCAGACCATCCTCGCCACGCCCGTCGTCCTCAGCGTCTCGCTGTCGGCCGTCGAGTCCGTCGGCGACGACCTGCGCGAGGCGGCGTTCGGGACGGGCGGGACGACGACGGACGTCGGACTGGTCGTCCTGCGCGAGGCGCGGTACGGCATCGTCACGGCCGTCCTCGCGGGCTACGGCCGCGCCATCAGCGAAGTCGGGTCGGTGCTCATCGTCGGCGGCAACATCGTCTTCTCCGACCAGACCTCCTACACGCGGACGCTCACGACGGCCATCACCGTCGAGGCGCGGAAGGGCAACGTCGAGACGGGACTGGCCCTCGGCGCCATCCTCCTCGTCCTCGTCCTCGGCGTGAACGCCGTCGGGTCGCACCTCCGCGACCGGACGCCGGGCAAGCGAACCGCCGGCGACCGGTCGAGTTCGGTCGGAACGTCGCTGGGCGGAGGTGACGGCCGATGAGCGAAGCCCGCGAGGTGGCGGCCGCCGGAGACGGGCGGAGCGACGACGGGTCGACCGGCGGCCTGCGCCTCGCCGCGCGCGGCGTCACGCACGGCTTCGAGGGCGAGACGGTCTTCGCCGACGTGGACCTCGCGGTGGAACCGAACGAGGTGCTGGCCGTCGTCGGCCCCTCGGGGAGCGGGAAGACGACGCTGCTCCGCCTCCTGGCCTGCTTCGAACCGCCGGCCGCGGGCGTCGTCACCGCGAACGACCGCGAGGTGTGGGCGATGACGGACGAGGAACGCCTCCGCGTCCGTCGACGCCTCGGGATGGTGTTCCAGCACCGGAGCCTGTTCTCGGCCACCGTGGCGTCGAACGCCGCCTACGGCCTGCGCGTCCGCGCCTCGTGGGGCGAGCGGATTCGCGCCGCCGTCCGCGGGTTCCTCGGCTCCGCGGAGACGCCGCGGGCGGCCGAGGAGGCCCTGCGGACGGTCGGCATGGCCGAGAAGGCGGACCGACACGCGGCGTCGCTGTCGGGCGGCGAGGCCCAGCGCGTCGCCATCGCGCGCGCCCTCGCCCCCGAACCGGACGTGTTGCTGTTCGACGAACCCACGTCGAACCTCGACCCGCGGAACACGGCCATCGTCGAGGAGGCGGTTCGCGCCGCGAGAGACCGGGGCATGGGCGTCTGTCTCGCCACGCACGACATGCAACAGGCGCGGCGCGTCTCCGACCGGACGGCGGTCCTCCTCGGCGGCGAGATAATCGAGTGCGGCCCGACGGCGAAGGTGTTCGAGGCCCCCACGGACTCGCGGACCCGCGAGTTCCTCGACGGCGAACTCGTCTACTGAGCCGGCGGCTGCGGGCTTTTTGTGCTGCGTCGCGTTGAGACGCTCATGGACGACTCGTTCGACGCGCACCTCGACGCCGGCGACGTCTCCTTCGACGGGTCGGACGCGCGCCTCCTCGCGACCATCGGCGACGCGGGGTCGGTCAGCGCCGCCGCCGCGGAACTCGGTCGGTCGCGCGCGCGGTGTCTGACCCGGCTCCGCGAACTGGAGGACGCGCTGGGTCCGTTGGTCGAACGGCGACGTGGCGGGTCCGGCGGCGGCGGCAGCGAACTGACCGACGAGGCGCACGACCTGTTGGGCCGATTCGACCGCCTGCAGGCCGCGCTGTCCGGGACCGCGGACGTGCCGGAGACGGTCGTCTCGGGCGTCGTCGAGACCGTCGAGGGGGAACTGTGTGCGGTCGAGACGGCCGCGGGGACGATTCGCGCCGTCGCCACCGAACCCGCGCGCGCGGCGGGGACGTCGGTGACCGTGAGCGTGCGCGCCGACGCGGTGACGCTGCACGAACCCGACGACGCGCCGGACGAGGACGCGACGAGCGCGCGAAACCGCCTCGCGGGGACCGTCGAGAGCGTCGAACGCGGCGACGCCGTCGCCACCGTCGCCGTGGACGCCGGACTCACCACGCCGCTTCGGGCGTTCCTCACCGTCGAGAGCGTCCGCCGACTGTCGCTCGCTCCCGGCGCGCGCGTCGTCGCCTCGTGGAAGGCCACGGCGACGCGAGCGACGCCCGCGGCCGTCGAACCGCGGTGAGTCGGCGGGCGGAGCGCGGCGCACCCGACCGGACGGCCGGTCAGAGCGGTTCGACCAGCCGTTCGAGTTCCCGGCGAGCGTCGTCGGACACCGGTCGGAACGGCCGCCGGACCTGCCCGGCGGGCGCGCCGCGGGCGCGCATGGCCGCCTTCAGGCCCGGGACGCCGTGCGTGGCCGTCACCGCGTGGTTGAGTTCGACGATGGCCTCGTTTCGCTCTCGCGCCGCCTCCGAGTCGCCGTCGCGGTGGGCCTCGTAGACGGACGTGGCGGCTTCGGGGGCGACGTTGGCGACGGCGAGGACGCCGCCGGCGGCGCCCGCGTCGAGGGCGTGCGAGAGGACGCCGCCGGACCCGACCATGAGGTCGAAGTCGGCGTCGCGGGTCAGTCGGCGCTCTCGGACGAACGTGGCCACGTCGCCGCTGGAGTCTTTCATCCCCGCGACGTTCGGATGCGTCGCCAGGTCGCCGACGACGGAGACGGGGAGTTTCACGTCCGTGTACGCGGGGACGCTGTAGAGGTAGACGGGAATCTCGGCCTCGTCGGCCAAGTCGCGGTAGTAGGCCTCCAAGGCGGCGTCGTCGTGGGAGTAGTAGAACGGCGTGACGACGAGGGCGGCGTCGGCCCCGGCGGCCGCGGCGTCGGCCGTCGCCCGTCGGGTCTCCTCGTAGCCCGGGGAGCCGGTGCCGGCGAGGACGGGGACGCTCGCCTCGTCGACGACGACTTCGACGACGCGAGCGCGCTCTTCGGCGGTCATGAGTTCTGCTTCGCTGTTCGACCCGCACGGGACGAGGAAGTCGACGCCGCGGTCCTCCACCCACGCGACCAGTTCGCGGAGGCGAGTCTCGTCTACGGTTCCGTCGTCTGCGAACGGCGTCACGAGTGGGGGTCCGATACCTTGCATCGGGCGAACGTCACCCGGCAGCGTCATGTAGTTTTCCCGCGTCAGCGCGTGGTCACTCGTCCGTCTGACACGGATTTAAGTTCCGCGACGAGTACCGTCTCGGTGGGCGCGCTAACTGACGGCCTCAGTTCCCATCCTCCCACCCGCGCGCCCGGCACACCCACCCCCGGTTCGGCATTCCGGCCGTTTGGTGACGGCGTCGCTCCCCCGTGACGCCGCACCGTTTACGCGTTCCCCCCTTCAGTCTCCGTTCTCGCCGAGCAGGATTGTTCGCACCTCCGCCAGTCCGTCCTCCTCGACGAGGAGCGCCATCTGGTCGCCCGATTCCACCGTCGTTCCGGGAAACGGGATGGTCATCGGCTCTCTCGACCGACCGTGCGCGTAGATGCGACCGACCGACCCGAGGTCGATGTCCGCGACTTTCCGGCCGACGACGGGCGCGCCCTCGGGGACGACCACCGTCGAGATGCGGAGCCCCTCCGTCAAATCGCCGATGGCGTCGAAGTTACCGCCGAGGAGGGCCGTCTTCGCGCCCGCCGCGCCGAGACGTTCGGGGTAGATGACCTCGTCGACGTCGTCGGCGTAGCGTTCGTATATCTCCTGTCGGTAGTCCTCGCTCACGCGCATGACCGCGCGACAGCCGAACTCCTTGCCGACCATGCAGGCCGCGAAGTTCACGTTCGGGTCGCCGGTCAGTCCGCCGACGGCGTCGGCGTCCTCGACGCCGGCGCGGCGAAGCACGGACTCGTTGCTCCCGTCGCCCGCCACCACCGCGAACCCTTCCTCCTCGGCGCGTTCGACCTTCGTCTCGTCGTTGTCCACGACGGTCACGTCGTGACCCTCCTCGCGGAGGACGAGGGCGGTTCGGGCACCGACGCGACCGTACCCCACGATAACAACCTTCATACCCACAGTGGTGGACGCGGGACGGATTAAAACCCACAGTCGCCGCCGGGACCGGTCAGTCGGCACGACCGTCGCCCGGCACGACCATCGTCCGGCGCGACGAACACGCGTTACGACTGCCGTTCGCCGTCCCCGGCGTTCGGGCGAGCCTCCTCCAACCGCTGGTGGAGCGAGTCCACGAGGCCGGAGAGCGTCTCCGTCCCGAACAGAGCCACGAGTACCGCGCCGACGGTGTCGAACACCAGGTCCGTGATGGTGTCGGCGAGTCCGTACTGGACGAGGATGGCTTCGACGCCGAGATAGTCCGCGGCGAGACGGGCGAAGAACTCCAGCACCTCCCAGACGACGCCGAGAGCGAGCGTGAACGTGAGGATGAAGACGAACATGAACCGCGGCGGGAGGTACACCGCCTCGCTGTACTTGTCCACGGCGCGGGCCGACGCGTACCCGACGGCGGCGACGAGCATCGCCGACAGCGTGTGCGTCAGGTGGTCGTACCACCACAGGCCGTCGTACAGGCCGACCATCCCGACGGCGTGAAGCAGGACGGCGGTGGTCACCCACAGCGTGAGTCCCGGCGAGAGCCGAATACCCCAGTCGCGGGAGAGAACGGCGGGGAGGTACGTGATGGAGAGGGCCGCCGCGGCGTTGATGACGATGCTCGCGTTCAGCGTGGCGAGACCGAATCCGAGGATGCCGGCGATGGCCAGTCGCATGCCTCCCGCCGCCAGCGAACCCGCGTTGGGAGGGAGACGCCACTTCACACCCTCGCAGAGGCGTCGAAGGGGGATAAATCTCCGTTCGCCCCCGTCGGCGCGTTCGGTCTGACATGTTAGCACACGACGCGTAACCGTTTTTCCGTTGTATAACAGAGGTCAGGGTGATGATGGCAACTACGCACGCCCTCGCAGGGGTCGTGCTCGCCGTCGTCGTCGCGGTGGTGTTCCCCGAGAGCGCCGCGGCGGCGACGCCGATACCAGTGCTCGCCGCCGCGCTCGGCGGACTGTTCCCCGACTTCGACCTCTACGCGGGGCACCGCAAGACGCTGCACTTCCCGGTGTACTTCAGCGCGCTCGCCGTCCCCGCCGTCGCAGTCGCCGCCGTCGCCCCCTCGACGCTCACCGTCTCGGTGGCGTTGTTCCTCGCCGCCGCCGCGCTCCACTCGGCGATGGACGCCCTCGGGGGCGGTCTGGAGCTGAAGCCGTGGCTCGGCACCTCCGAGCGCGCCGTCTACAGCCACTACCACGGCCGCTGGATTCCGCCGCGCCGGTGGATTCGCTACGACGGCGCGCCGGAGGACCTGCTGGCCGCCGGCCTGTTCGCCCTGCCGACGCTGTACGTCTTCGACGGCCCGATTCAACTCGGCGTGTACGCCGCGCTGGGCGTCTCCGCGGTGTACGTGCTGCTGCGGAAGCCGATGGTCGTCGTCGCGCAGACGGCCGTCGACGCGATGCCCGAACACGTGGTCGAACGGATGCCCGAGCGGTTCGTCGAGGACTTCCGGTAACGGCGAGAACGCGGTTTCTGTTCGGTTTTTGCGGTCGTGAGCGGTTTCGGACGTACCTCATCGGTGAGAGTGAGATTACAGAGAAAGTCTACGCCGGAATTTGAACTCACTCACAAATCGGAGATTTGCTCGCTGCTCAAATCACGGGTACGGCTTTCGTTCACTCCGCACCCCTCGCTGTCGCTCGGGGTTCGAGTTCACAGAAAGCCTAGGCCGGGATTTGAACCCGGGCTCTCGTCCTTACCAAGGACGCGCTTTACCGCTAAGCTACCCAGGCACGCATACGCTCGTTGGCCTGATTCGTCTTTAGGCGTTTCGATTCGGGGACGCCGCGTCACGGAGTTTCACGACACGCCTTATCGGTCCGTCGCCGAGGACGGCACCCGGTCGTCGCCGCGACTCGCGACCGATAGCGACGCGATGCGTTCGGCCGTCGCGTCCGAGAAGGCGGCGGTGGCGGGCGGCAGACTGCCCTCGGCGTCGCACTCGCGGGCCAACTCGGCGGCGTACTCCAAGAGCGCGGGCGGGGCGTCGCCGCCGACGGCCGTCGTGCCGGCGACGACGGAGAGCGTGAAGATGTCCGCTTCGAGGTTCCTGTCGAGCGTGTCGGCGTCGTCCTGTCCCTGCCGGAGCGTCTGGTCGCGACCGAACGCGCGGACGACTTCGACCGCCCGCTTGGCGGCGTCCGTCCGTGCGAGGACGTAGAATCCCCGAGAGACGAGGACGTCGGCGGCGAGAATGTCGATGTCGCCGTCGATGTCGCCCTCCTCGGCGGTGAGCCACGGCTCCTCGTGTGTCAGCGTTCGGGTGAGTCGGAGACCCTCGTAGATGAGTTGGACGCCCGCGGCTCGTTCGGCCAGTCCGTCGGCGTCGGCGTCCACGCTCGGGTCGAGCGCACGGGCGCTCAGGACGGTGAGCACCCCGGGGGTCATCGAAGTTTCGTCGAGACGGTCGAACAACACCTCACGGAGGCGGTCAGGCTCGATATCGTCGAGCGCCTCACGCGCGGCATCGCGGGCCCGCACGGCGTCGTCCATTAGCCGAGAGTTACGGCGGCAAGGGCAAAGACCTTTGGAAAACGCGCAGGACAGACGCGCATGATTCGAACGACGGCGGACGGACCGGTGCGCGTCGTGACCATCGACCGCCCGGAGCGACGAAACGCGCTCCGACCCACCGACCTGGACGACCTAGCCGCCGCCGTGAGCGGCGTCGACCCCGCGGAGACACCCGTCGTCTACCTCCGCGGTGCCGACGGGCAGTTCTGCGCGGGCGCGGACCTCGACAGCGTCGCGGACCTCTCGGACCCCGAGGCGTTCGCGCGACGAGGGCAGCGCGTGGCGAACGAAATCAGCGACGCGCCCGCCGTCGTCGTCGCCGGCGTCGACGGCGCGGCCCGCGGCGGCGGCGTCGAGATGGCCCTCGCCTGCGACGTGCGCGTGGCGACGCCGGAGGCGACGTTCGCCGAACCGGGCGTCGAGTTCGGCCTGTTCGGCGCGTGGGGCGGCACCGTCCGCTTGCCCCGCGTCGTCGGCGAGGGCGAGGCGATGGACTTCGCGCTCTCCGGGCGGGTGGTGGACGCCGCGGAGGCCCGCCGGATGGGGCTCGTCTCGCGCGTCGTCGAGAACCCGCGGGCCGTCGCCGACGAGATAGCCGCCAACCGACCGGACGCGCTCCGCGTCGTGAAGGAACGACTCCGGGACGACGCGGACGACGAGGCGCGCGAACGGGCCGAAGCGGCGGCCTTCGCGCGCCTCCACGAGCGATACGTCGACGACATCCGGCGGGCGCGAACGGGAGAGGAAGCAGAGGACGAGGCGTCCGACGGCTGAAGTCGCTCAGATGAAGTCGCTCAGAGGTCGAGCGGGTCCGGCGCGGGCGGGGTGTGGCGCTTGTGTTCGCTCCGCTCGTACAGTTCGACGACGCGGTCCACCTGCGCCTCGGTCACGTCGAGGTGCTTCGTCGTCGCGGACTTCGAGAGCGGACCGTCCACGTGCAGGGCGAGGATGGCGTCCAGCGTGTCGTAGTCCATCCCCATCTCCTCCTCGTCGGTCTGGCCGGACCACATCTCCGCGGAGGGCGTCTTCATCACGAGGTCCTCTGCGACGCCGACGTGGGCGGCCAATTGCCGGACCTGCTGCTTGTAGAGGTTGCCGATGGGGTTGCAGTCCACCGCCTGGTCGCCGTACTTCGTGAAGTAGCCCGCCAGCGCCTCCGAACGGTTGCCCGTCCCGAGGACCACCTTGTTCTCGTGGTTGGCGACGAAGTAGTTCAGGACGCCGCGGACGCGGACGTAGACGTTCCCGGCGGCCATCCGGTCGTCGGCCGCCTCGGGGAACGTGTCGAAGAACGTCTCGGCGATGGGCTGAATCTCGACGACGTCGTACTCGATTCCCAACTCCTGGGCGACGCGTTCGGCGTCGCTCATGTTCTCGTCGGTGTTGACGACGCTCGGCATCACCAGTCCGTGCAGGTTCTCCGTCCCGAGCGCTTCGACGGCGAGATAGGCCGTGGTCGTGCTGTCGATGCCGCCCGAGAGGCCGAGAACGGCCCCCTCGGCGCCGGCGTCGTCGACCACGTCGCGGATGAACTGCAGGATGTGCTCGTGCGTCGCTTCGAGTTCGTCGTCCGACAGGCGAAGGTCGAGGGGAGCGGTGTCGCTCAGAACCGTCTGGTCCGTGCTCATCAGTCTACGATAGCACCTCAGAGAACTAATAGACACCCGTCGGCGCGGTTCCGTGGACGCCCGTCCAGTTTCGAGGGGCCGAACTGCCGGGTCGGCGAAACGCTACGTTCAAGTGCGGCGGGGCGATTAGGTGAAGATGCGCGCCGACGGGTCACCGAAGGAAGTGAGGTGACGCCCGGTGCGAACGAAGTGAGCGCCGATGGTCCAATGGTAGGACATTAGCTTCCCAAGCTAATAGTCCGGGTTCAATTCCCGGTCGGCGCACTCCCTGCCGCCGTTCGTCGACCGACGTTTCGGTCGTTTCGCTCCCGAGACTCCCGGTCGGCGCAGTTCTACTCCGAACGAAGTGAGGAGTGAAATCACCGCACCGGAATCGAACCCTACCAGTCGCAGCCGACGAGCGGAGCGAGTCGGACCGTCTGGTTCCGGTTCAATTCCCGGTCGGCGCACTCCCTGCCGCCGTTCGCCGACCGACGTTCACCTCGTTTCCCTCGGTGGAACTCCCGGTCGGCACACTGATTTTTCTCTCTCGACGAGATGAGAGAGGTATGAGCCGAAACGAGGGCGATTCGAGGGGTGAGACGCGGGTCGGTTCGGTCGAGCGCATCCACGTCGCGTCGGGGACGGGCGGCGACCCGGAGTCGCGAGAGTCCGTCAGGGCCGTCGCGGGCCGCGGCCTCGAAGGGGACCGATACTTCGACGGCGACGGCATCTACAACGACCGGGACGACTTGGAGCCGAGTGACGTCACGCTCGTCGAGGCCGAAGCGCTGGCGGCCGCCGCCGCGGACTACGACGTGGAGTTCGAACCGGGCGCGCACCGTCGGAACGTCACGACACGAGGGGTGGCACTCAACCACCTCGTCGGCGAGCGCTTCCGCGTCGGTGAGGCCGTCCTCGAAGGAGTGGGCCTCTGTGAACCCTGCGGCTACATGGAGTCGCTCGCGAACGAACCGGACGCGGCGGCGGCGCTCGAACACCGCGGCGGCCTCGACGCTCGCATCGTCGAGTCGGGGCGCATCGCCGTCGGAGACGACGTGAACTGGTGAGCGACGAGCGCCGACCGGGTCCGAGCGGTTCGCCGGTCTGCGACGCCGACCGAGTCCGAGCGGTTCGCCGATTACGACGCCGACCGGGACGTCGAGCGACAGGCGTCTACTCCGCCGGCGTCCCCGTCCCGCACACGTCGGGTTCGTGTTCGACCCACAGACCGAGTCCGGCGTCGTCGTTCACGCGGGCTTCGAGTCCGTAGCAGTCGAGGTCGCTCTCGGCCGTGCCGAACGTCTTCCACTCGCTCCGGTCGTCGACGCGGAAGTACACCTCGTACGCCGCCTCGGCGGCGTCGTCGGCCCACGGGCCCTCGACGGCGACGGCGGCGGCGTCCTCACCGGCGGCCGAGAGGTCGTACGACGACCAGAAGGCGACTTCGCCGCCGCGTTCGACCAGCACGTGGACCGTGTGGTCGGCGTCGTGGCGGTTCACCACCCGGACGTAGCCGAGACTGGCGGTCCCCTCGGGCCGGTCGTTCTGCGCGTTCACCCCACCACACCCCGCGAGCGCGGAGACGCCCGCCGCAGTCGCGGCGAGGAGTCGGCGTCGCGAGAGCGTGGACTCCCATCCGTTCATGCCTGCGACTATTCGTCGGAGGTGAAAAGCATTCGCGTCGGAGAGAGTCTGTTTTCCGGACGCGTTCAGTCGAGGTACGGCCCGAACGCGCGCGAGTCGAAGAGGGCCAACAGGTCGGCCGTCGCGTCGGCGTCGAACCGGAGGACGCGCCGCCACCACGGCCCCCGCCCCGAGTCGTTCGAGAGGTCGGTGACGATGCGGTTCGCGTCGGCGCCCGCGTCGGGCGAGGAGAGCGGAACCACGCGGTCGAACAGGCGCGAGCGGTCGGTGCCGGCGACGAGAACTTCGGCGTCGAACGTCTCGCGCTTGACGTGCGCGTTGTTGGCGAATCGGGCGCGGTCGGTCGCCGGGAGCGACTCGTACCCCTCGCCCGTGACGGCGACGTCGACTTCGAACGCGCCGACGAGGTACGCGCCCCACTCGGGCGCGAGGTAGTCCGCGGCGTCCGTCTCCGGGCCGTCCGCGGCGTCCGTCTCTGGGCCGTCTGCGGCGTCGACTCCGGGATTCCCGTCGGCGTCGCCGCCCACCGTCTCGTGCCGGTCCAGCGTCGCGTAGAACAGTAGCCAGTCGCCCGTGTCCAGACCCGAGAGCGGCCCGGCCTTCACGCCGTGTTCGTCGCCGTAGGTGTAGCGCTCGCAGAACGGGTAGCCGGCGAACTCGGGGTCCAGGTGGACCCGCGCGTCGCGGACGTCGGCGGGCAGTTCGACGGGCGGGTCGATGTCGGCGTACGTCGGTACCGTCGCGTCCGAGCGCGTGGGTTCTCGCTCGGGGATGGGGACGTAGGCGAACGTGCCGTCGGGGTAGACGGGGCCGCGGACGCCCGGAAGCGTGGTGTTGGCGGCGATGTTGATGGCGATGGCGCGGGGCACGCCGGACGTAGGCGGGGCGGGGACTTAGCTCCCACTCGTGAGTCGTGGAGGTGCGCCTCTCGGGGTGCGCCGGCGCACCGGCGCGGCGACTCAGGCGAGTCGGTTCGCGCAGTTCCAGCACCGGTCGAACGTGCGGTCCGGTTCGTTCTCCGTCCCGCAGTGCGGGCAGTAGCGGCCGTCGGACCGACTGTCCGGCCTGTCGGCGGGCGAGTTCGGCGACGCGGCGAGACGCGGCGTCCGCGCGAGGCCGCCGCGTTCGGTCCCCTGTGCAACCGTCCCGTCGGGACGGTCCTCGGAGTCCCCGAACACGCCGTCGTACCCCGTCTCGTCGCCGTTGTTCAGGAGGTACCGATACACCAGTAGCTGGAGTACCGTGAGCCCGATGGCGTAGACGACGATCCAACCCCACGGGTCCATACTGTGGTATCGGTTAGCAAGGTACTTTATCGTTCGGGGGGAGCGCCGTCGCTCTCGGACGCGGCGCGGCGAGGAGGGTGGAGAACGGCTCAGTCGTCGGACCCGGGGTCGGACCCGGAGTCGGACTCGACGGCGTCTGGGGCGTCGGGCGCGTCCGGCGGCGAGAGCGTGCGTCCGAACTCGTCGAACGTGTCGAGTCCGTCGGGGAGGTCGTACGGAATCCGCCGCTCCTCCTGTCGGTTGACGAGGCGGTCCGCGACGGGGTCGGCGACCGACTCCCAGCCGGGTTTGACGCGGATGCTCTCGGCGGGCGTGCCGGCGACGACGTGGTGGGCGGGGACGTCGCCCTGCACGACCGACCGCGCGCCGACGACGCTGTTGGTGCCGATTCGGATGCCGGCGCGGACCATCGCGTCGTAGGTGACGCGGGCGTCGTCCTCGACGACGGTGTGGTAGTTCTCGACTGCGGTCTGGTCCACCACGTCGTGGTCGTGGCTGTAGAGGTGAACGCCGTCGGAGATGGAGACCCGGTCGCCGATGGTGAGTCGC
It encodes the following:
- a CDS encoding NAD+ synthase, with translation MSTDQTVLSDTAPLDLRLSDDELEATHEHILQFIRDVVDDAGAEGAVLGLSGGIDSTTTAYLAVEALGTENLHGLVMPSVVNTDENMSDAERVAQELGIEYDVVEIQPIAETFFDTFPEAADDRMAAGNVYVRVRGVLNYFVANHENKVVLGTGNRSEALAGYFTKYGDQAVDCNPIGNLYKQQVRQLAAHVGVAEDLVMKTPSAEMWSGQTDEEEMGMDYDTLDAILALHVDGPLSKSATTKHLDVTEAQVDRVVELYERSEHKRHTPPAPDPLDL
- a CDS encoding MOSC domain-containing protein; protein product: MSRNEGDSRGETRVGSVERIHVASGTGGDPESRESVRAVAGRGLEGDRYFDGDGIYNDRDDLEPSDVTLVEAEALAAAAADYDVEFEPGAHRRNVTTRGVALNHLVGERFRVGEAVLEGVGLCEPCGYMESLANEPDAAAALEHRGGLDARIVESGRIAVGDDVNW
- a CDS encoding Nmad3 family putative nucleotide modification protein, whose protein sequence is MPRAIAINIAANTTLPGVRGPVYPDGTFAYVPIPEREPTRSDATVPTYADIDPPVELPADVRDARVHLDPEFAGYPFCERYTYGDEHGVKAGPLSGLDTGDWLLFYATLDRHETVGGDADGNPGVDAADGPETDAADGPETDAADYLAPEWGAYLVGAFEVDVAVTGEGYESLPATDRARFANNAHVKRETFDAEVLVAGTDRSRLFDRVVPLSSPDAGADANRIVTDLSNDSGRGPWWRRVLRFDADATADLLALFDSRAFGPYLD
- a CDS encoding DUF7577 domain-containing protein yields the protein MDPWGWIVVYAIGLTVLQLLVYRYLLNNGDETGYDGVFGDSEDRPDGTVAQGTERGGLARTPRLAASPNSPADRPDSRSDGRYCPHCGTENEPDRTFDRCWNCANRLA